A stretch of Ipomoea triloba cultivar NCNSP0323 chromosome 11, ASM357664v1 DNA encodes these proteins:
- the LOC115996819 gene encoding uncharacterized protein LOC115996819 gives MNFQAGAMSGKAGVGNVMDSWSFNSAYKSIKDIEPKSITVVDASVLPSMDAMDIGLGSSEKGNANVTPRPRKKTMTSVYLKYFETAPDGKTRRCKFCGQSYSIATATGNLGRHLANRHPGYDKTGDFVGNTIPEPVTVTKKPQPQAKSPQFELDHLNWLLIKWLISASLPPCTVEEKWLVNSLKFISPSIQLWSGEKFQTVLREIFRSMREDLRVLLDQISSKISIALEFWTSYEQILYMNVTCQWIDENWLFQKVLLDVSRIPCPCGGPEIYHALVKVLKLYNIENRVLSCTHDNSSVADHACRTLKDDMDNQKMNHFCYLPCAAHAMNSIVSDGLRSTKSILSKIREFVLLTNASLEISEEFTHFCLAYQEGNWKIPLDASTRWSGNYQMLDIACKAVKSMETVVRKYDEELGSRLLLSTAEKNAVNIMHVYLEPFYKTINNICTNKMLTIGLVLFFMDHISEMISTCIESRHSPDWLKSAAEDMSTHARSYNDQVCNVFIYMTAILDPRIKVELIPESLISDNYLEEARNYFIRNYSTSPYSSISSYVAQEPEDGGTVSFAEEIARKKRRASMPSATDELTRYLSEPLAPMPTDVLEWWKVNGTCYPRLSLMARDFLAVQATAVAPEELFSSKGVEIDRQRFATSHETAQSMLCVKSWIEGGFKLMYKSTEIDYERLMELAAASATDNPSTVSGKKHK, from the exons ATATTGAACCCAAATCTATCACTGTAGTAGATGCCTCAGTCCTTCCAAGCATGGATGCTATGGATATTGGACTGGGATCTTCAGAGAAGGGAAATGCCAATGTCACTCCAAGACCAAGGAAAAAGACAATGACGTCTGTTTATCTCAAGTATTTTGAGACAGCTCCAGATGGGAAAACTCGGAGATGTAAATTCTGTGGACAAAGCTATTCTATTGCAACTGCTACTG GCAATTTGGGAAGGCACCTTGCCAATCGCCACCCAGGATATGATAAAACAGGGGATTTTGTGGGCAATACCATTCCAGAACCAGTCACAGTTACTAAGAAACCTCAGCCTCAAGCGAAATCACCTCAGTTTGAGCTTGATCATTTGAACTGGTTGCTTATCAAGTGGCTCATCTCAGCATCTCTCCCTCCATGTACTGTGGAGGAGAAGTGGTTAGTGAATTCCCTAAAATTTATAAGCCCATCAATACAACTTTGGTCAGGAGAGAAGTTCCAAACAGTACTGCGTGAAATTTTTAGAAGCATGCGGGAAGATCTTAGGGTGCTCTTGGACCAAATTTCTTCTAAGATCTCCATAGCTCTTGAGTTCTGGACTTCTTATGAGCAGATACTTTATATGAATGTTACATGCCAGTGGATAGATGAAAACTGGCTGTTTCAGAAGGTCCTCCTTGATGTTTCTCGCATACCTTGCCCTTGTGGGGGTCCTGAAATCTATCATGCTCTGGTGAAGGTCCTCAAGCTCTATAACATTGAGAACAGAGTCCTTTCTTGCACCCATGATAATAGTTCAGTTGCTGATCATGCATGCCGTACACTTAAAGATGACATGGATAACCAGAAAATGAACCACTTTTGCTATcttccatgtgctgctcatgCTATGAATTCAATTGTTAGTGATGGATTAAGAAGTACAAAGTCAATACTCTCCAAAATTAGGGAATTTGTGCTTCTGACAAATGCGTCTTTAGAAATTTCAGAGGAATTCACTCATTTCTGCCTTGCTTATCAAGAAGGAAACTGGAAGATCCCTCTCGATGCCTCAACTCGTTGGAGTGGTAATTACCAGATGCTTGATATAGCGTGCAAG GCAGTAAAATCAATGGAAACTGTTGTTCGGAAGTATGATGAAGAGCTCGGCAGTAGGCTGCTGCTTAGCACTGCAGAGAAGAATGCTGTCAATATCATGCATGTGTATTTAGAACCATTTTACAAGACCATCAATAACATTTGCACCAACAAAATGCTAACTATTGGATTGGTTCTTTTCTTCATGGATCACATTTCTGAAATGATTTCAACCTGCATAGAATCCCGGCATAGTCCTGATTGGCTCAAGAGTGCTGCTGAAGACATGTCTACGCATGCCCGGAGCTATAACGACCAAGTCTGCAATGTATTCATATACATGACTGCCATtcttgatccacgaataaaggTTGAACTCATTCCTGAAAGTCTCATTTCCGATAATTATTTGGAGGAAGCAAGGAACTATTTCATCAGAAATTACTCTACCAGCCCCTATTCATCCATATCCAGTTATGTTGCTCAAGAGCCCGAAGATGGAGGGACAGTTTCTTTTGCTGAAGAGATTGCTCGTAAGAAACGAAGGGCTAGCATGCCATCTGCAACAGATGAGCTCACCCGGTATTTATCAGAGCCGCTTGCTCCAATGCCTACAGATGTCCTGGAGTGGTGGAAGGTAAATGGCACATGCTATCCACGGTTGTCGTTGATGGCTCGGGATTTTTTAGCAGTACAGGCAACTGCAGTGGCACCTGAAGAGCTATTCTCTAGCAAAGGTGTTGAGATTGATAGGCAGCGGTTTGCTACATCACATGAGACTGCTCAAAGTATGCTTTGTGTGAAGTCATGGATTGAAGGAGGCTTCAAACTGATGTACAAATCAACCGAGATTGATTATGAGAGGTTGATGGAACTAGCAGCTGCTTCGGCAACTGATAATCCCTCCACAGTGTCTGGCAAGAAACATAAATGA